One Trichosurus vulpecula isolate mTriVul1 chromosome 7, mTriVul1.pri, whole genome shotgun sequence genomic region harbors:
- the CNR1 gene encoding cannabinoid receptor 1, translating to MKSNLDGLADTTFRTITTDLLYAGSNDIQYEDIKGNMASKLGYFPQKFPLTSFRGSPFQEKMTVGDNPQLIPSDQINITEFYNNKSLSSYKDNEENIQCGENFMDMECFMILNPSQQLAIAVLSLTLGTFTVLENLLVLCVILHSRSLRCRPSYHFIGSLAVADLLGSVIFVYSFVDFHVFHRKDSPNVFLFKLGGVTASFTASVGSLFLTAIDRYISIHRPLAYKRIVTRPKAVVAFCVMWTIAIVIAVLPLLGWNCKKLQSVCSDIFPLIDETYLMFWIGVTSILLLFIVYAYVYILWKAHSHAVRMIQRGTQKSIIIHTSEDGKVQVTRPDQTRMDIRLAKTLVLILVVLIICWGPLLAIMVYDVFGKMNKLIKTVFAFCSMLCLLNSTVNPIIYALRSKDLRHAFRSMFPTCEGTAQPLDNSMGESDCPHKHANSAGNVHRAAESCIKSTVKIAKVTMSVSTDTTAEAL from the coding sequence ATGAAGTCCAACCTAGATGGCCTCGCAGACACCACCTTCAGGACCATCACAACAGACCTCCTCTACGCAGGCTCTAACGATATTCAGTACGAAGATATCAAAGGCAACATGGCATCCAAACTAGGATACTTCCCACAGAAGTTCCCTTTAACTTCTTTTAGGGGTAGTCCATTCCAAGAAAAAATGACTGTGGGAGATAATCCCCAGTTAATTCCATCAGACCAGATAAATATCACAGAGTTTTACAACAACAAATCTTTATCCTCGTACAAGGATAATGAGGAGAATATCCAGTGTGGAGAAAACTTCATGGACATGGAATGCTTCATGATTTTAAATCCTAGTCAGCAGCTGGCCATTGCGGTATTGTCCCTCACATTGGGCACTTTCACAGTCTTGGAAAACCTGTTGGTGCTGTGTGTAATCCTCCACTCCCGTAGCCTGCGCTGTCGGCCCTCTTACCACTTTATTGGTAGCCTGGCAGTGGCAGACCTGCTGGGCAGTGTCATTTTTGTCTACAGCTTTGTCGACTTTCATGTGTTCCACCGGAAAGATAGCCCAAATGTATTTTTGTTCAAACTGGGTGGAGTGACGGCCTCCTTCACGGCCTCAGTTGGCAGCCTCTTCCTCACGGCCATTGACAGATATATATCCATCCACAGGCCACTTGCGTATAAGAGGATCGTCACCAGACCGAAGGCTGTGGTAGCGTTTTGTGTCATGTGGACCATCGCCATTGTGATCGCCGTGCTCCCTCTGCTAGGATGGAATTGCAAGAAGCTCCAGTCAGTTTGCTCAGACATCTTTCCTCTTATTGATGAAACCTATTTGATGTTCTGGATTGGCGTCACTAGTATTCTTCTTCTGTTCATTGTGTATGCTTATGTTTATATATTGTGGAAAGCACATAGCCATGCGGTCAGAATGATCCAACGAGGCACTCAGAAGAGCATCATTATTCATACATCAGAGGATGGCAAAGTCCAGGTCACTAGGCCTGACCAAACCCGCATGGACATCAGGTTAGCCAAAACCCTTGTCCTTATTCTGGTGGTCCTGATCATATGCTGGGGTCCACTGCTTGCCATCATGGTCTACGACGTctttgggaaaatgaacaaactcATTAAGACAGTGTTTGCCTTCTGCAGTATGCTCTGCTTACTGAATTCTACCGTGAACCCTATTATATATGCTCTGAGGAGCAAGGACCTGAGGCATGCTTTCCGGAGCATGTTCCCCACTTGTGAAGGCACGGCACAGCCCCTCGATAACAGTATGGGGGAATCCGACTGCCCGCACAAACATGCAAATAGTGCAGGCAATGTTCACAGGGCTGCTGAAAGTTGCATCAAGAGTACAGTTAAGATTGCCAAAGTAACCATGTCTGTGTCTACGGATACCACAGCTGAGGCGTTGTGA